Proteins from a single region of Chlorocebus sabaeus isolate Y175 chromosome 25, mChlSab1.0.hap1, whole genome shotgun sequence:
- the RAB29 gene encoding ras-related protein Rab-7L1 isoform X1, with translation MGSRDHLFKVLVVGDAAVGKTSLVQRYSQDSFSKHYKSTVGVDFALKVLQWSDSEIVRLQLWDIAGQERFTSMTRLYYRDASACVIMFDVTNATTFSNSQRWKQDLDSKLTLPNGELVPCLLLANKCDLSPWAVSRDQIDHFSKENGFTGWTETSVKENKNINEAMRVLIEKMMRNSREDIMSLSTQGDYINLQTKSSSWSCC, from the exons ATGGGCAGCCGCGACCACCTGTTCAAAGTTCTGGTGGTGGGGGACGCCGCAGTGGGCAAGACGTCGCTGGTGCAGCGATATTCCCAGGACAGCTTCAGCAAACACTACAAGTCCACGGTGGGAG TGGATTTTGCTCTGAAGGTTCTCCAGTGGTCTGACTCCGAGATAGTGCGACTTCAGCTGTGGGATATTGCAG GGCAGGAGCGCTTCACCTCTATGACACGACTGTATTATCGGGATGCCTCTGCCTGTGTTATTATGTTTGACGTTACCAATGCCACTACCTTCAGCAACAGCCAGAGGTGGAAACAGGACCTAGACAGCAAGCTCACACTACCCAATGGAGAGCTGGTGCCCTGCCTGCTCTTGGCCAACAAG TGTGATCTATCCCCTTGGGCAGTGAGCCGGGACCAGATTGACCATTTCAGTAAAGAGAATGGTTTCACAGGTTGGACAGAAACATCAGTCAAGgagaacaaaaatattaatgaggCTATGAG agtccTCATTGAAAAGATGATGAGAAATTCCAGAGAAGATATCATGTCTTTGTCCACCCAAGGGGACTACATCAATCTACAAACCAAGTCCTCCAGCTGGTCCTGCTGCTAG
- the RAB29 gene encoding ras-related protein Rab-7L1 isoform X2, which produces MTRLYYRDASACVIMFDVTNATTFSNSQRWKQDLDSKLTLPNGELVPCLLLANKCDLSPWAVSRDQIDHFSKENGFTGWTETSVKENKNINEAMRVLIEKMMRNSREDIMSLSTQGDYINLQTKSSSWSCC; this is translated from the exons ATGACACGACTGTATTATCGGGATGCCTCTGCCTGTGTTATTATGTTTGACGTTACCAATGCCACTACCTTCAGCAACAGCCAGAGGTGGAAACAGGACCTAGACAGCAAGCTCACACTACCCAATGGAGAGCTGGTGCCCTGCCTGCTCTTGGCCAACAAG TGTGATCTATCCCCTTGGGCAGTGAGCCGGGACCAGATTGACCATTTCAGTAAAGAGAATGGTTTCACAGGTTGGACAGAAACATCAGTCAAGgagaacaaaaatattaatgaggCTATGAG agtccTCATTGAAAAGATGATGAGAAATTCCAGAGAAGATATCATGTCTTTGTCCACCCAAGGGGACTACATCAATCTACAAACCAAGTCCTCCAGCTGGTCCTGCTGCTAG